One part of the Indicator indicator isolate 239-I01 chromosome 5, UM_Iind_1.1, whole genome shotgun sequence genome encodes these proteins:
- the TNFAIP6 gene encoding tumor necrosis factor-inducible gene 6 protein — translation MIALLFFSALLWEKAGAWGFKDGVLHNSIWLERAAGVYHRESRSGKYQLTYNEAKAVCEYEGGHLATYQQLEAARKIGFHVCAAGWMAKGRVGYPIVKAGANCGFGRTGIVDYGIRLNRSERWDAYCYNPNGKECGGVFTDSKHIFKSPGYPNEYENDQICYWHIRVKYGQRIHLQFLEFDVEDDTACMADFLEIYDSYDDVNGFVGRFCGDELPDDIISTGNVMTLKFLTDASVTAGGFQIRYTTMDTPSKPSDGKNTTSQGKHNFLSGKFGIM, via the exons ATGATtgccctcctcttcttctctgccctgctgtgggaGAAGGCTGGAGCGTGGGGGTTCAAGGATGGAGTGCTGCACAACTCGATTTGGTTAG AACGAGCAGCTGGAGTGTACCACAGGGAGTCACGCTCGGGCAAGTACCAGCTCACCTACAACGAGGCAAAAGCGGTCTGCGAGTACGAGGGAGGACACCTGGCCACCTaccagcagctggaggcagccAGGAAAATAG GTTTCCAcgtgtgtgctgctggctggatgGCAAAGGGCAGAGTTGGCTATCCCATAGTAAAAGCTGGAGCCAACTGTGGCTTCGGGAGAACCGGGATCGTCGACTACGGGATTCGCCTCAACCGGAGCGAGCGATGGGATGCCTACTGCTACAACCCCAACG GAAAAGAATGTGGTGGAGTCTTCACAGATTCCAAACACATCTTTAAGTCACCAGGCTACCCAAATGAGTATGAAAATGACCAAATTTGCTACTGGCATATCAGAGTGAAGTATGGACAACGCATTCACCTGCAGTTCCTGGAGTTTGATGTTGAAGATGACACTGCTTGCATGGCTGATTTCCTGGAGATCTATGACAGCTATGATGATGTCAATGGCTTCGTGGGCAG GTTTTGTGGAGATGAGCTGCCAGATGACATCATTAGCACAG GCAATGTTATGACCTTGAAGTTTTTGACAGATGCCTCAGTGACTGCTGGTGGGTTTCAGATTAGGTATACGACCATGGACACACCTTCAAAGCCAAGTGATGGGAAGAACACAACATCCCAAGGGAAACACAACTTCTTATCTGGAAAATTTGGTATTATgtga